The Fimbriimonadaceae bacterium nucleotide sequence CCTCGCCCGCCCGTGCGCCAAGGACGGGGAGCACGTCCTGCCAGCGCGGGTCGTTGAGGATCGGGGTCGCGGCTCCTCCCACGAAGACGAGACAGCCGCCGCTCACCGTCCAACGCTTGATCGCCGCCACCGAAGCGTCCGGAAGCCTCTCCGCACCCTCGCCCAAAACTAGGGCGGAGATGCCTTCATAGCGGCTCGCCCGGGTCGGGGCGAGCTCAGGGGAGACCGTGACGGGGCTCACCTGCGCCGCCTTCTTGTCAGTCGAGATGAGAAACCGCAGGACATCGGGCGAGTCGCTGACCGCCCCGATGACGCTCGCGCTGGCCACACCGAACGAGCGTTCGATCGTGACGGTCTCGGTGCCGACGTTGGTGACGACCTCCGCCAAGGCGTCGCCATACGCGGTGGGGTCGGGAAGGTCCGCCACGAAGGTCTTGACGGAACCGCTCGGCAGTTCTAACGGGAACGTGGAGCCTGCCTCTCCGACGTGCACGCGAAGTGTCCCGACTGCGTTGGGCCCGCCGTTCGAAACCTGAACGACGTACGGCACTGGGCCAAACCCCTTGCCCGACCCCTGCCAGAGCGGGGTCGCCATGACCTTGATCTGGCCGAGCGCCCATCCGGAAATGGCGGAGCACGCCAGCACCATGCAGAACCGGAAGGCGCCCATAGTTCCTCGAGCTTTACATAAGCCGACGCCCGCGCCCATGGCAACTGTTCGGCAACGGGACCTCCCGGGTTGCACTTTCCTGAATTTTGTCCCACGATGAACTTAGCCTGCTCGCCACAGAGGCCGGAGTTCCCTAATTTATGGCGCTGGGCCTTGTTGTTCTCTGGTAACCGCTTTATAATTGCGAGTCACGAGCCGTGCCAGGTCAGCTTGGTGCTGGCTCTGAGGCGGCGTCCCCTCAACGGGACAAGGTCTCAAGCCTTTCGGGAGGTTAAGAACGATGAAGAAACTGATGGCGATCCTTATGGCGCTCAGCATCCTGGGTGCCTTCGTTGCGGGCTGCGCCCCCGCGGAAGAGGGCAGCGGCACGACTGGTGAGACTGGCACCACGGCTGGCGCCGGTACGGCTGGTACTGAAGGCGGCACCACCACCGGTCAGTAATCTGTAAGTCGGAGTTTCGTCCGACCGACGTCCCGGGCGGCCCCAAGTCCGCCTCACGACCTGCGGCGTCCTCATTCGAGGGCGCCGTATTTGATTTGGCCGACGAGGTCAGAGTCCGCTTTCACCTCGCCGCCGAGCAGGCAGTGGCGCACCACCCCGTTCACCGTGACGTCGGCCCCGGGCAAGACCACCGAGTCCTCGATGCGCGTGGCGCCCCGGACTTTGGCCCCTGCGCCGAGCACCACGTTCTCACCGAGCTCGCCCTCGACCTCCGCCGTCTCGTCCTTCAGGACACCGCCCGCGACCAGGAAGCGCGTCGTCTCTAAAAAGGAGTCGAGCGTCCCCGTGTCGAACCATTCGCCCTCGTAGATCCCGGCGAGGACGGTCTCCCCCCGGTCGATCAACATCTGGATCGCGTCCGTGATCTCGTACTCGCCCCGCCCGCTCGGCTGGAGGTCGGGTAGGACAGACCACAGCTGGGGGCCGAAGACGTACATCCCCGCCATGGCAAGGTTCGACTCTGGCTCGGCCGGCTTTTCGACCAGCCGCACGATCCGCTCTCCTTCCACCGTCGCAACACCGAAACGGCGCGGGTCCTCGACAGGCTTCACCAAGTTCAGGTTCGCGCACTTCGCGTCGCGGAACCGTTGCACTTGATCCTTGAACCCTTTGCCATAGATCGCGTCCCCCAGGTACAAGATGAAATCATCGCCCGCGACGAAGTCCTTGGCGAAGCCCACGGCGTGGGCCAAGCCCTTTGGCTCCACCTGGCGCACGTAGCTGAGGTTGAGGTTGAACGCCGATCCATCGCCCAGGGCCCCGCGCATGGCCGCTTCGCTCTCGCCGACGACGATGCAGACGTCTTTGACCCCGCACTCCTTCAACCGGTCGAACGCATAGCCGAGGGTCATCCGGTTCGCGATGGGCAAGAGGGGTTTCGGAACGGCCTTGGTGACGGGATAGAGCCGAGTGCCCTTGCCGGCCGCGAGGATGACGCCTTTCATCTGTGGCCCAAATGTTGGCACAGGCAGAGCGATGTAAACTGAAGCCCGTGCGCCGTGCTCTTGGATGGCTTTTGGCCCTGACTCTCGCGGGGTGTCG carries:
- a CDS encoding NTP transferase domain-containing protein — its product is MKGVILAAGKGTRLYPVTKAVPKPLLPIANRMTLGYAFDRLKECGVKDVCIVVGESEAAMRGALGDGSAFNLNLSYVRQVEPKGLAHAVGFAKDFVAGDDFILYLGDAIYGKGFKDQVQRFRDAKCANLNLVKPVEDPRRFGVATVEGERIVRLVEKPAEPESNLAMAGMYVFGPQLWSVLPDLQPSGRGEYEITDAIQMLIDRGETVLAGIYEGEWFDTGTLDSFLETTRFLVAGGVLKDETAEVEGELGENVVLGAGAKVRGATRIEDSVVLPGADVTVNGVVRHCLLGGEVKADSDLVGQIKYGALE